ACGCGAGTGTGGTCTTTCCCGTACCCGGCGGTCCCCAGAGAATCATAGACGGAACCTCACCGCTGTCGAGGGCGAGGCGCAAGACCCGCCCCTCTCCCAACAGGTGGGTCTGTCCCACGAACTCTTCGACGGTTCGAGGCCGTATCCGATCCGCGAGGGGTGCTTTCCTCTTTCGGTCACTTTTCTTGGGCTGCTCGAACAGCTCCATGTCTGATAGCCTGCTTGGATGCTGGAAAGCTAATACGCTCGGACGCTCAAAGAGTCGGAACCTGCTGCGTTGCCTTTTGGACCTCCTAGCCTCCCAGCCTCCTCGCGTCCCAGCCTAAGTTGCTGACAGCCGACTGGTGATTGCGATTTTAGCGTCCCTTGAAAACGGGTTTACGCTTGTCAATGAAAGCTTGGATTCCTTCTAGTGCGTCACCGGTTACGACAGCCATGGCAAATAGGCTTGCCTCGTGTTCAAGTCCATCGGCCAGAGGCATTTCCACTCCATGGATCACGGCCTCGAGACACAGCTGGAGGACGGTCGGGGATTTGGTCAAGAGCAGGCGAGCGAGCTTCTCTGCCTCGGGCATCAGCTCATTTGATGGGACGACCTTATTCACGAGGCCAATCCGGTATGCATCCTGCGCGTCGATCATTTCTCCTGTGAGAATGAGCGCCATCGCGTGCTTGCGTCCCACCTGGCGGGGGAGGCGCTGTGTGGCTCCCCAGCAGGGATTGAAACCGATGTTGATCTCGGGTTGGCCAAATTTCGCGGTGTCGGCGGCGATGGCCAGGTGACAGGCCTGAACGATCTCAGAACCGCCACCCAAAGCAAACCCGTTCACCGCGGCGATGACCGGCTTGCCCAGCCGCTCGATGAGGGTGACTAACTTCTGTCCCTTCCGGGCGAACTGGTCTCGAGCGGAGGCGGCCCCTTCCGCGAGGCCGGCAAGGACCTCCCGAATGTCACCCCCGGCGATGAAAGCCTTCTCCCCGGCCCCTGTCAGGATCACCACCCCCACTGCGGGGTCGTCGCGGGCCCCGAGAAAGGCCTGCTCCAGTTCCTGCATGGTGGCTGCGGCCAAAACGTTCAAAGCCTGGGGCCTGTTGATGGTGATCGTAGTAATCCCTTCGGAGGTCTGGACTTGAAGGTGTTCGTAGGCCATGGTCACCTCTCTTGGAGCTCACTGCACGTTAAAACTCTCCATTTTTGCCACGAGTTGCTCAACCGCCGCGACTGGGTCCGGTGCCCTGAGGATCGGACGACCGACCACGATGTAGTCCGCACCGGCCTGCAGGGCATCCCGGGCGGTGGCGATGCGGCGCTGGTCATCAGTTTC
The Candidatus Methylomirabilota bacterium genome window above contains:
- a CDS encoding enoyl-CoA hydratase-related protein; its protein translation is MAYEHLQVQTSEGITTITINRPQALNVLAAATMQELEQAFLGARDDPAVGVVILTGAGEKAFIAGGDIREVLAGLAEGAASARDQFARKGQKLVTLIERLGKPVIAAVNGFALGGGSEIVQACHLAIAADTAKFGQPEINIGFNPCWGATQRLPRQVGRKHAMALILTGEMIDAQDAYRIGLVNKVVPSNELMPEAEKLARLLLTKSPTVLQLCLEAVIHGVEMPLADGLEHEASLFAMAVVTGDALEGIQAFIDKRKPVFKGR